The following are encoded in a window of Pecten maximus chromosome 17, xPecMax1.1, whole genome shotgun sequence genomic DNA:
- the LOC117315891 gene encoding uncharacterized protein LOC117315891 yields the protein MNSKRVKSISPKHMSTLMDLILYRIKGHIEVLCNALWYITNHHDRINSESRRKGVVSVPKVFDKYQNFNDTRKKKIKQENLSADQLESHSQALYSLLLKPVTQSTPAWKEVHDNIKGLADCLSSYKTYLVNKAKEMNFNHELEHPVRTVGENTTVEHRQPGREINEKYLNLDAELKTKEEGSFVFFDESKHVKVPFESALQRLRFLEDLQLSVPVDVYKFSPGGSATSTVCIVKSKLQRSEKEILVDGAKFVMTNKDSFCEFHTRSMKRAFKKKINNIAHVSPMILNFIYKELTMDATTAEHPDTQERLRLISLGETDLIADLRHCNPGRPSEKFDTFFQHLADLVEESTAADERRQGTSHLSEWISLSDMIEKARQRCPEMTLIPSKSLVRLQFAPRNPYAKSAWNFTSKIDVQYKIQRRQLRMNHPDQHYCNALFKYMKEMAIELQKEGVSVALFSCDDKAKVPIGEQGFSVSTGVRGKQTIAPTSTTLVAADHDMTKSSLTPSVILECDIPDTVEKSFVRGQVSVTVNDSVFQTSNPFRHAASLSKRLAGRSLQVLLKYTDGGVDHRNTLESVKCASICLFKEHNLDLLVAGRCAPGHSWRNPAERVMSILNLGLQNCALERVSLDVDSERMLGKCGSMKEIREMASKKPELRNLYTQSVEPVQALISNRFRRLKLKENPIVASDPVTDEAIDVLKRHLRELFPQMDLDKLQKVHTKKVPAYVAWKEVHCQERQYSFQIRKCDNPACCLQEIPNSTRPKWLQDPVLRDADHYMTYNEMKGLETADLMPTNTVDMKKSTVTPTTKCGSVPKKRQPKTSFISENELEGDFSFSAQTARSSVTCVECRKPRVVYSKLKFSGRQELQLAELMSEYIYTCGSPLTPPGHGLHGKALVRMTLTCANPIEVPFYSASLGRLDLCYYCGGCDGEVDQELKKQYKTVLPVCLECLEHEQPPCYRPYGKKSKSGNSQ from the exons ATGAATTCAAAACGAGTAAAGTCGATTTCCCCAAAGCACATGTCAACACTGATGgaccttatattgtacag GATTAAAGGACACATTGAG GTACTCTGCAATGCATTATGGTATATCACCAACCACCATGACAGGATCAACAGTGAAAGCAGACGCAAAGGTGTTGTTAGTGTACCAAAGGTCTTTGATAAATATCAGAATTTCAATGACacaagaaaaaagaaaataaaacaagaaaatctATCAGCTGATCAATTAGAAAGCCATAGTCAAGCCCTGTATAGCTTGCTGCTGAAACCTGTAACACAGAGCACCCCAGCATGGAAGGAAGTTCATGACAACATTAAAGGTCTTGCTGATTGCCTCTCTTCATACAAAACATATCTTGTCAACAAAGCAAAAGAAATGAACTTTAATCACGAACTTGAACACCCTGTAAGAACAGTGGGGGAAAACACAACAGTGGAGCATAGACAGCCAGGAAGAGAAATTAATGAGAAATATCTAAACCTTGATGCAGAATTAAAGACAAAGGAAGAGggttcatttgttttttttgatGAAAGTAAACATGTTAAAGTCCCATTTGAAAGTGCCTTGCAACGTTTACGGTTTCTCGAGGACTTACAGTTATCTGTCCCTGTTGATGTCTACAAGTTTTCACCTGGGGGAAGTGCAACATCAACAGTGTGTATTGTAAAGTCAAAGCTACAAAGAAGTGAGAAAGAGATCTTGGTAGATGGGGCAAAATTTGTTATGACAAATAAAGACAGTTTTTGTGAGTTTCACACCAGGTCAATGAAACGCGCTTTCAAGAAGAAGATAAACAACATTGCTCATGTTTCTCCAATGATTTTGAACTTCATCTATAAGGAATTAACTATGGATGCAACAACAGCTGAACATCCTGACACACAAGAAAGGCTACGTCTGATTTCTTTGGGCGAGACTGACCTCATTGCTGATCTACGACATTGCAATCCAGGCAGACCATCGGAAAAGTTTGATACCTTTTTTCAGCACCTAGCCGATTTAGTTGAAGAATCCACAGCAGCAGATGAACGCAGACAAGGAACCTCTCACCTCTCAGAATGGATATCCCTTAGTGATATGATTGAAAAAGCTCGTCAAAGATGTCCAGAAATGACACTGATTCCATCAAAAAGTCTAGTCAGACTGCAATTTGCTCCCAGAAACCCCTACGCTAAATCAGCCTGGAACTTTACATCAAAGATTGATGTGCAGTACAAAATACAGAGGCGTCAGCTAAGGATGAATCACCCCGATCAACATTACTGCAATGCTCTTTTTAAATACATGAAGGAAATGGCAATTGAATTACAGAAAGAGGGAGTCTCTGTTGCCTTATTTAGCTGTGATGACAAGGCAAAGGTGCCGATTGGGGAACAAGGTTTTTCTGTCAGCACTGGAGTGAGAGGAAAGCAAACCATAGCACCGACTTCAACAACCCTAGTTGCGGCTGATCATGATATGACAAAGTCATCATTAACACCTTCAGTTATACTAGAGTGTGACATTCCTGATACAGTTGAAAAGTCATTTGTCAGAGGACAGGTCTCGGTTACCGTAAATGATTCCGTCTTTCAAACCTCAAATCCATTCCGACATGCTGCATCACTTTCAAAGCGTCTCGCTGGAAGGAGTCTTCAAGTTCTACTTAAGTACACTGATGGTGGTGTAGACCACAGGAACACGCTTGAAAGTGTCAAATGTGCCAGTATCTGTTTGTTCAAGGAGCACAACCTTGATCTTCTTGTAGCTGGAAGATGTGCTCCGGGACATAGCTGGAGAAATCCTGCAGAAAGGGTTATGTCCATACTCAATTTAGGTTTGCAGAACTGTGCCTTAGAAAGAGTATCATTAGATGTTGACAGCGAAAGGATGTTGGGTAAATGTGGTAGCATGAAAGAAATACGAGAGATGGCTTCAAAGAAACCGGAACTACGGAATTTGTACACACAATCAGTTGAGCCAGTTCAAGCACTAATCAGCAACAGATTTCGACGGttaaaattgaaagaaaacCCCATTGTAGCATCAGATCCAGTTACAGATGAAGCGATTGATGTATTAAAGCGACACCTGCGAGAGCTTTTTCCTCAGATGGATCTTGATAAGCTTCAGAAAGTACACACCAAGAAAGTTCCTGCATATGTTGCATGGAAGGAAGTACATTGCCAGGAAAGACAGTATAGTTTCCAGATTAGAAAATGTGACAACCCAGCTTGCTGCTTACAGGAAATCCCCAATTCCACTCGTCCAAAATGGCTTCAAGACCCTGTTCTGAGAGATGCTGATCACTACATGACTTACAATGAGATGAAAGGTCTTGAAACTGCAGACTTGATGCCAACGAACACAGTTGATATGAAGAAGTCTACTGTGACCCCAACTACGAAATGTGGATCAGTTCCCAAAAAAAGGCAGCCTAAAACATCTTTCATTTCTGAAAATGAATTGGAGGGAGACTTCTCATTTTCAGCACAGACCGCAAGATCCTCTGTAACTTGTGTCGAGTGCCGCAAGCCACGTGTTGTGTACAGTAAATTAAAGTTCTCTGGCCGACAGGAACTGCAACTTGCGGAACTAATGAGcgaatacatatatacatgtggatCACCTCTGACACCCCCTGGCCACGGTCTTCATGGCAAAGCATTGGTTAGAATGACCCTCACCTGCGCTAATCCCATCGAAGTACCATTTTACAGTGCATCTCTTGGACGACTCGATTTGTGCTACTATTGTGGTGGTTGTGATGGGGAGGTTGATCAGGAAttaaagaaacaatataaaactgtTCTGCCcgtgtgtctagaatgtctcGAACATGAACAGCCTCCATGTTATCGTCCATACGGAAAAAAATCGAAGAGTGGAAACTCTCAATAA